From the genome of Chroicocephalus ridibundus chromosome 1, bChrRid1.1, whole genome shotgun sequence, one region includes:
- the WASL gene encoding actin nucleation-promoting factor WASL isoform X1 codes for MSGNPQQQPPQPRRVTNVGSLLLTPQENESLFSFLGKKCVTMSSAVVQIYAADRNAMWSKKCCGVACLVKDNPQRSYFIRIFDIKDGKLLWEQELYNNFVYNSPRGYFHTFAGDTCQVGLNFANEEEAKLFRKTVTDLLGRRQRKSEKRRDPPNGPNLPMATVDIKNPEITTNRFYTPQVNNISYTKEKKKGKTKKRRLTKADIGTPSNFQHIGHVGWDPNTGFDVNNLDPELKNLFDMCGISEAQLKDKETSKVIYDFIEKTGGVEAVKNELRRQGPPRWSAPPPPPPCRGGPPPPPPPPPHSSGPPPPPARGRGAPPPPPSRAPTAAPPPPPPSRPGATVPPPPPNRMYPPPPPVHSSSAPSGPPPPPPPPASGSSVPPPPPPPPPPPGPPPPPGLPSEVDHQLPVPAGNKAALLDQIREGAQLKKVEQNSRPVSCSGRDALLDQIRQGIQLKSVSDGQESAPPTPAPTSGIVGALMEVMQKRSKAIHSSDEDEDEDDEEDFEDDDEWDD; via the exons aCGATGTCTTCAGCAGTTGTTCAAATATATGCAGCAGATCGCAATGCCATGTGGTCAAAGAAATGCTGTGGTGTAGCTTGCCTTGTAAAGGACAATCCGCAGAGGTCATATTTTATCAGAATATTTGACATTAAG gatGGGAAATTATTGTGGGAGCAGGAGCTGTACAATAACTTTGTATATAATAGTCCTAGAGGATATTTTCATACCTTTGCTGGAGAT ACATGTCAAGTTGGTCTTAATTTTGCTAATGAAGAAGAAGCTAAACTATTCCGCAAAACAGTAACAGATTTACTTGGACGACGGCAGAGAAAATCTG aaaaaagacGAGACCCACCAAATG GCCCAAATCTACCAATGGCAACTGTTGATATCAAAAACCCGGAAATTACAACTAACAGATTTTATACTCCACAAGTCAACAATATTTCATataccaaagaaaagaagaaaggaaaaactaaaaagaGAAGATTGACAAAGGCAGATATTGGAACGCCATCTAATTTCCA acaCATTGGACATGTTGGTTGGGATCCAAACACAGGTTTTGAT GTGAACAACTTAGACCCAGAACTGAAAAACCTGTTTGATATGTGTGGAATTTCAGAGGCTCAactaaaagacaaagaaacttcAAAGGTCATATATGATTTCATTGAAAAAACAGGAGGTGTGGAAGCTGTTAAAAATGAACTGCGCAGACAAG GTCCCCCGCGGTGGAGCG ccccacctccaccaccaccgtGCAGAGGAGGACcccctccacctccaccaccacctccccataGCTCgggccctcctcctccccctgctagGGGCCGAGGGGcaccacctccacctccttcAAGAGCTCCCACAGCAGCACCTCCACCCCCGCCTCCATCTAGACCTGGTGCCacagtgccccctcctcctccaaacaGGATGTatcctccaccaccaccagtgcATTCATCATCTGCACCATCCGgccctcctccaccaccaccaccaccggcaAGTGGGTCATCtgttcctccaccaccaccacctcctccaccccctcctggtcctcctccaccaccaggCCTTCCTTCAGAGGTTGATCACCAGCTTCCAGTTCCTGCAGGAAACAAAGCAGCACTCTTGGATCAAATCAGAGAAGGAGCTCAGTTAAAGAAAGTAGAACAGAACAGTCGACCAGTGTCCTGCTCAGGAAGAGATGCACTGTTAGACCAGATACGACAGGGTATACAGCTGAAATCC GTATCTGATGGTCAGGAGAGTGCACCGCCTACACCTGCACCCACCTCAGGAATTGTGGGTGCATTAATGGAAGTTATGCAGAAAAGGAGCAAAGCCATTCATTCTTCAG atgaagatgaggatgaagatgatgaagaagacTTTGAGGATGATGACGAATGGGATGATTGA
- the WASL gene encoding actin nucleation-promoting factor WASL isoform X2 has product MSGNPQQQPPQPRRVTNVGSLLLTPQENESLFSFLGKKCVTMSSAVVQIYAADRNAMWSKKCCGVACLVKDNPQRSYFIRIFDIKDGKLLWEQELYNNFVYNSPRGYFHTFAGDTCQVGLNFANEEEAKLFRKTVTDLLGRRQRKSEKRRDPPNGPNLPMATVDIKNPEITTNRFYTPQVNNISYTKEKKKGKTKKRRLTKADIGTPSNFQHIGHVGWDPNTGFDVNNLDPELKNLFDMCGISEAQLKDKETSKVIYDFIEKTGGVEAVKNELRRQAPPPPPPCRGGPPPPPPPPPHSSGPPPPPARGRGAPPPPPSRAPTAAPPPPPPSRPGATVPPPPPNRMYPPPPPVHSSSAPSGPPPPPPPPASGSSVPPPPPPPPPPPGPPPPPGLPSEVDHQLPVPAGNKAALLDQIREGAQLKKVEQNSRPVSCSGRDALLDQIRQGIQLKSVSDGQESAPPTPAPTSGIVGALMEVMQKRSKAIHSSDEDEDEDDEEDFEDDDEWDD; this is encoded by the exons aCGATGTCTTCAGCAGTTGTTCAAATATATGCAGCAGATCGCAATGCCATGTGGTCAAAGAAATGCTGTGGTGTAGCTTGCCTTGTAAAGGACAATCCGCAGAGGTCATATTTTATCAGAATATTTGACATTAAG gatGGGAAATTATTGTGGGAGCAGGAGCTGTACAATAACTTTGTATATAATAGTCCTAGAGGATATTTTCATACCTTTGCTGGAGAT ACATGTCAAGTTGGTCTTAATTTTGCTAATGAAGAAGAAGCTAAACTATTCCGCAAAACAGTAACAGATTTACTTGGACGACGGCAGAGAAAATCTG aaaaaagacGAGACCCACCAAATG GCCCAAATCTACCAATGGCAACTGTTGATATCAAAAACCCGGAAATTACAACTAACAGATTTTATACTCCACAAGTCAACAATATTTCATataccaaagaaaagaagaaaggaaaaactaaaaagaGAAGATTGACAAAGGCAGATATTGGAACGCCATCTAATTTCCA acaCATTGGACATGTTGGTTGGGATCCAAACACAGGTTTTGAT GTGAACAACTTAGACCCAGAACTGAAAAACCTGTTTGATATGTGTGGAATTTCAGAGGCTCAactaaaagacaaagaaacttcAAAGGTCATATATGATTTCATTGAAAAAACAGGAGGTGTGGAAGCTGTTAAAAATGAACTGCGCAGACAAG ccccacctccaccaccaccgtGCAGAGGAGGACcccctccacctccaccaccacctccccataGCTCgggccctcctcctccccctgctagGGGCCGAGGGGcaccacctccacctccttcAAGAGCTCCCACAGCAGCACCTCCACCCCCGCCTCCATCTAGACCTGGTGCCacagtgccccctcctcctccaaacaGGATGTatcctccaccaccaccagtgcATTCATCATCTGCACCATCCGgccctcctccaccaccaccaccaccggcaAGTGGGTCATCtgttcctccaccaccaccacctcctccaccccctcctggtcctcctccaccaccaggCCTTCCTTCAGAGGTTGATCACCAGCTTCCAGTTCCTGCAGGAAACAAAGCAGCACTCTTGGATCAAATCAGAGAAGGAGCTCAGTTAAAGAAAGTAGAACAGAACAGTCGACCAGTGTCCTGCTCAGGAAGAGATGCACTGTTAGACCAGATACGACAGGGTATACAGCTGAAATCC GTATCTGATGGTCAGGAGAGTGCACCGCCTACACCTGCACCCACCTCAGGAATTGTGGGTGCATTAATGGAAGTTATGCAGAAAAGGAGCAAAGCCATTCATTCTTCAG atgaagatgaggatgaagatgatgaagaagacTTTGAGGATGATGACGAATGGGATGATTGA